In Arthrobacter sp. MN05-02, one genomic interval encodes:
- the hutU gene encoding urocanate hydratase: MTSSTTTPTHDPSRSIRAARGTQLTAKSWQTEAPLRMLMNNLDPEVAERPEDLVVYGGTGRAARSWEAYDAIVRTLETLDDDETLLVQSGKPVGVFRTNPWAPRVLLANSNLVGDWATWPEFRRLEAEGLMMYGQMTAGSWIYIGTQGILQGTYETFAAIARKRFGGSLAGTLTLTGGCGGMGGAQPLAVTLNGGAVLIVDVSEARLRRRVAKRYLDTVADTLDDAVAQVLAAKHGKRALSVGVVGNAATVFPELLRRGLDVDIVTDQTSAHDPLSYLPEGISPDEWEREATADPDGFTKKAQVSMALQVEAMVGFQDAGAEVFDYGNSIRDEARTGGYGRAFDFPGFVPAYIRPLFCEGLGPFRWVALSGDPADIAVTDAALKELFPDNGHLHRWLDAAAEHVEFEGLPARICWLGYGDRAKAGLLFNRLVAEGRVSAPIVIGRDHLDSGSVASPYRETEAMADGSDAVADWPLLNALLTTSSGATWVSIHHGGGVGIGRSIHAGQVSVADGTDLAAQKLERLLTNDPGMGVIRHVDAGYDRAREVAAERGVRIPMRS, from the coding sequence ATGACCAGCAGCACGACGACCCCGACGCACGACCCTTCCCGCTCCATCCGCGCGGCCCGCGGCACGCAGTTGACGGCGAAGAGCTGGCAGACGGAAGCACCGCTGCGCATGCTGATGAACAACCTCGACCCGGAGGTCGCCGAACGTCCCGAGGACCTCGTGGTCTACGGCGGGACCGGCCGTGCGGCCCGCAGCTGGGAGGCCTACGACGCGATCGTCCGCACGCTCGAGACGCTCGACGACGACGAGACGCTCCTCGTCCAGTCCGGCAAGCCCGTGGGCGTGTTCCGCACCAACCCCTGGGCCCCGCGCGTCCTGCTCGCCAACTCCAACCTCGTCGGGGACTGGGCCACCTGGCCGGAGTTCCGTCGCCTCGAGGCCGAGGGCCTCATGATGTACGGGCAGATGACGGCGGGCTCCTGGATCTACATCGGCACGCAGGGCATCCTCCAGGGCACCTACGAGACCTTCGCCGCGATCGCCCGCAAACGGTTCGGCGGGAGCCTCGCCGGCACGCTGACGCTCACCGGCGGCTGCGGGGGCATGGGCGGCGCCCAGCCGCTCGCCGTCACCCTGAACGGCGGGGCCGTCCTCATCGTCGACGTCAGCGAGGCGCGCCTGCGCCGCCGCGTCGCGAAGCGGTACCTGGACACCGTCGCGGACACGCTCGACGACGCCGTCGCGCAGGTCCTCGCCGCGAAACACGGGAAGCGCGCGCTGTCCGTCGGCGTCGTCGGCAACGCTGCGACCGTCTTCCCGGAACTGCTGCGGCGCGGGCTCGACGTCGACATCGTCACCGACCAGACCTCCGCCCACGATCCGCTCAGCTACCTGCCGGAGGGCATCTCGCCCGACGAGTGGGAACGCGAGGCGACGGCCGACCCCGACGGGTTCACGAAGAAGGCGCAGGTGTCCATGGCCCTGCAGGTCGAGGCGATGGTGGGCTTCCAGGATGCCGGCGCCGAGGTCTTCGACTACGGCAACTCCATCCGGGACGAGGCCCGCACAGGCGGCTACGGGCGGGCCTTCGACTTCCCCGGCTTCGTGCCCGCCTACATCCGGCCCCTGTTCTGCGAGGGGCTCGGCCCGTTCCGCTGGGTGGCGCTCTCGGGGGACCCGGCGGACATCGCCGTCACCGACGCCGCCCTCAAGGAGCTGTTCCCCGACAACGGGCACCTGCACCGCTGGCTCGACGCCGCCGCCGAACACGTCGAGTTCGAGGGCCTGCCCGCACGCATCTGCTGGCTCGGCTACGGGGACCGCGCGAAGGCCGGCCTGCTCTTCAACCGGCTGGTCGCCGAGGGCAGGGTGTCCGCGCCGATCGTCATCGGGCGCGACCACCTCGACTCCGGGTCCGTCGCCTCCCCCTACCGCGAGACGGAGGCGATGGCCGACGGCTCGGACGCCGTCGCCGACTGGCCCCTCCTGAACGCCCTGCTGACGACGTCGTCGGGCGCCACCTGGGTGTCCATCCACCACGGTGGCGGCGTCGGGATCGGGCGCTCCATCCACGCCGGGCAGGTCTCGGTCGCGGACGGGACGGACCTCGCGGCCCAGAAGCTCGAGCGGCTCCTGACGAACGACCCGGGCATGGGCGTCATCCGCCACGTCGACGCCGGCTACGACCGTGCCCGGGAGGTCGCCGCCGAACGCGGCGTCCGCATCCCCATGCGATCCTGA
- a CDS encoding Zn-dependent hydrolase, translating to MQTVSSVLDSISDVGRDATRGGYSRGVYTGAELSLREWFADEARARGLSVETDRNGILWAWWDATDSRDGALVTGSHLDSVPGGGAFDGPLGVASALVAVDLLRERGVQPNRSLAVTVFPEEEGSRFGVSCLGSRLLTGTLDPDAVRSLTDTDGTTFAEAARAAGIDPAHLGRDEEAIRHIGDFVELHVEQGRGLIDLDSAVAVGSTMLGHGRWRLSITGQGNHAGTTLMADRADPMVAAAQVVLAARRIAAEEDGARATVGRLQPVPGGTNVIASRVDLWLDVRHEEDAVTAALIERIHGQAQKICAFEGCRATLTEESRSTTVHFDGALQRTLGNALGRSFPGAPTLPTGAGHDAGILGSIAPTAMLFVRNPTGISHSPEEFVERDDADAGATALADVLEDLL from the coding sequence GTGCAGACAGTCTCCTCAGTCCTCGACTCCATCAGCGACGTCGGCCGCGATGCGACCCGCGGCGGGTACTCCCGTGGCGTGTACACCGGGGCCGAGCTGTCCCTGCGCGAGTGGTTCGCCGACGAGGCGCGAGCCCGCGGGCTGTCCGTGGAGACCGACCGCAACGGCATCCTCTGGGCCTGGTGGGACGCGACGGACAGCCGGGACGGCGCCCTGGTGACCGGCAGCCACCTCGACTCCGTCCCCGGCGGCGGCGCCTTCGACGGGCCGCTCGGCGTCGCCTCGGCGCTCGTCGCCGTCGACCTCCTGCGGGAGCGGGGCGTGCAGCCGAACCGGTCGCTCGCCGTCACGGTCTTCCCCGAGGAGGAGGGCTCGCGGTTCGGGGTGTCCTGCCTCGGCTCCCGCCTGCTCACGGGCACGCTCGACCCCGACGCCGTCCGCTCCCTGACCGACACCGACGGCACCACCTTCGCCGAGGCCGCGCGGGCCGCCGGCATCGATCCGGCGCACCTCGGCCGGGACGAGGAGGCCATCCGCCACATCGGCGACTTCGTCGAGCTGCACGTGGAGCAGGGGCGCGGGCTGATCGACCTGGACTCCGCCGTCGCCGTCGGGTCCACCATGCTCGGCCACGGCCGCTGGCGCCTGTCCATCACCGGACAGGGCAACCATGCCGGGACCACCCTCATGGCCGACCGCGCGGACCCGATGGTCGCCGCCGCCCAGGTGGTCCTCGCCGCCCGGCGGATCGCCGCGGAGGAGGACGGCGCGCGGGCCACGGTGGGGCGCCTCCAGCCCGTGCCGGGCGGCACGAACGTCATCGCCTCCCGCGTGGACCTCTGGCTCGACGTGCGCCACGAGGAGGACGCCGTCACCGCGGCCCTGATCGAGCGGATCCACGGGCAGGCGCAGAAGATCTGCGCGTTCGAGGGGTGCCGTGCCACGCTGACCGAGGAGTCCCGCAGCACCACGGTGCACTTCGACGGCGCACTGCAGCGCACGCTGGGCAACGCGCTCGGCCGCTCGTTCCCGGGCGCACCGACGCTGCCGACGGGCGCAGGTCACGACGCGGGCATCCTTGGCAGCATCGCACCGACGGCGATGCTCTTCGTCCGCAACCCCACGGGCATCAGCCACTCGCCCGAGGAGTTCGTGGAGCGCGACGACGCCGATGCGGGTGCGACCGCCCTCGCGGACGTCCTCGAAGACCTCCTGTGA
- the hutI gene encoding imidazolonepropionase: MSVLITNIGELLTSDTDGTVLRDAAVVFEGERISWIGPSAHAPAADESHDAGGRAGLPGWVDSHTHLVFAGDRTAEFEARMAGESYAAGGIAVTVDATRAAGDYDLTRLLLARVAEAAAGGTTYLETKTGYGLDVEQEARSARIAAGVVDEVTFLGAHLVPPGADADTYTDLVCGPMLDAVRPYVRWADVFCETGAFTAEQSRRVLSASAAAGLGLRVHGNQLGPGAGVALAVELGAASVDHVNHLTDDDVDALAGTWAGFAARGEPGTVATCLPACDLSTRQPFPPVRRLLDAGVQLAIASNCNPGTSFTSSMAFCVATAVLQMGLTVQEAVRAATFGGALALRRHTGDDADGRRAVGSLAVGHRADLQLLNAPSATHLAYRPGMPLVHAVWRAGSRVR; encoded by the coding sequence ATGTCCGTCCTGATCACGAACATCGGCGAGCTCCTCACCTCGGACACCGACGGCACCGTCCTGCGGGACGCCGCCGTGGTGTTCGAGGGCGAGCGCATCAGCTGGATCGGCCCGTCCGCGCACGCCCCGGCCGCGGACGAGAGCCACGACGCCGGTGGCCGTGCGGGCCTGCCGGGCTGGGTGGACAGCCACACGCACCTCGTGTTCGCCGGCGACCGGACGGCCGAGTTCGAGGCGCGCATGGCGGGGGAGTCCTACGCCGCGGGTGGTATCGCGGTCACTGTCGATGCGACACGAGCCGCCGGCGACTACGACCTCACGCGGCTTCTGCTGGCCCGGGTCGCCGAGGCCGCGGCGGGCGGGACCACCTACCTGGAGACGAAGACGGGCTACGGGCTCGACGTCGAGCAGGAGGCGCGCAGTGCGCGCATCGCGGCGGGCGTCGTCGACGAGGTCACGTTCCTCGGTGCGCACCTCGTGCCGCCCGGGGCGGACGCGGACACCTACACCGACCTCGTGTGCGGGCCGATGCTCGACGCCGTCCGTCCCTACGTCCGCTGGGCCGACGTCTTCTGCGAGACGGGAGCCTTCACCGCCGAGCAGTCACGCCGTGTGCTCTCCGCCTCGGCCGCAGCAGGCCTGGGCCTGCGCGTGCACGGCAACCAGCTGGGACCGGGCGCCGGCGTCGCGCTCGCCGTGGAGTTGGGCGCCGCCAGTGTGGACCATGTGAACCACCTGACCGACGACGACGTCGACGCGCTCGCCGGTACCTGGGCCGGTTTCGCCGCGCGGGGCGAACCCGGCACGGTGGCGACCTGCCTGCCCGCCTGCGATCTCTCCACACGCCAGCCGTTCCCGCCCGTCCGGAGGCTCCTCGACGCCGGCGTGCAGCTCGCGATCGCCAGCAACTGCAACCCCGGCACGTCGTTCACGAGCTCGATGGCCTTCTGCGTGGCCACCGCCGTCCTGCAGATGGGCCTCACCGTGCAGGAGGCGGTCCGCGCCGCGACCTTCGGCGGAGCGCTCGCGCTGCGGCGCCACACGGGCGACGACGCGGACGGCCGGCGCGCCGTCGGCTCCCTGGCCGTCGGGCACCGTGCAGACCTGCAACTGCTGAATGCGCCCTCGGCCACACACCTCGCGTACCGCCCGGGCATGCCGCTCGTCCATGCCGTCTGGAGGGCCGGGAGCCGCGTGCGGTAG